Proteins encoded by one window of bacterium:
- a CDS encoding transposase, whose amino-acid sequence MEYVFFVSNWLIKYNFNRPHQALDYLTPMRYIENYNENLKQKVLLMCPASTFY is encoded by the coding sequence ATGGAGTACGTATTTTTTGTATCAAATTGGCTGATTAAGTACAATTTTAATCGCCCTCATCAAGCGCTTGATTATTTAACACCTATGAGATATATTGAGAATTACAATGAGAATCTTAAACAAAAAGTGTTACTTATGTGCCCAGCCAGCACATTCTATTGA